Proteins from one Tistrella bauzanensis genomic window:
- a CDS encoding tetratricopeptide repeat protein: MRRRSAAWLVMAFSATILLSVGLMPRADAQQTLTPQAQGGQLQGDQAPPAQTVRSLPDIRVRTGLHPTFGRIVFDWTGRVGYEVNVDGNALTIRFDQPVTIDVSNVPVRLGRYVAAAAVETGDNRTAAGFTVKADARIRHFYVGNRVVIDIYEPADAAARAAGQAPIADLAQLVGRPAQAAPEPLPAEPAPPVQIATTPGGPAQPLDLPPPVPPAAPPPASGSPASEPPVPGSTVPGPYVPGQVAGDGGGDESTGVTITTSPTDRGVLIDFAWAGTAPAAAVFHWGDVTWIAFDRPANVATADLTGGSAGQIQRVMVVDNPDRSLLLRLDTRPGLRPHVRRDENTWRVRLLEDAPLPDQPLIMTGGASGGLVIEGSDGAAAINAIDPISGIRMIVVPIRGSSRGVVPGRQFVPFDLLETAQGVAIRPRPDALPVASRRGGVEIGGGGGLAISADALAPAALPPSPLAPVLAETEATRLLTEMAIGGRDPFDFARWVRSPELIAETRQALQQAVVSVAPPLRTGPRLTLARFLLANGFAAEAMGVVETAMSREPAIADRVDVVALTGAAAYMQGHYDQAETAFNDARFDQDPAYALWRAAVAAGRERHNVVGEFASGGVNVPIDFPTPLRAQMLISIGHSTLASGRLEAGRAMIDNLTQMSLDPKQAAMVEYLSALADKVEGNADIAIDRWRAIADAGVDRKVSVLARLAQIETAVETGSMKPADGAAAIDKLRFDWRGDQIEMNMLKILGEMREKAGNYHGALGAWKEAVTYYPDAPQSAELARRMSDTFVWLFVEGGSSKLAPLDALALFYDYRELTPVGERGDEMIRIMADKLAAVDLLDEASELLRHQVAFRLSGADRSRVGARLALIRLLDGDPAGARQALQDSVTAEMTPALINQRQRLEARALADLGEFDGARAAIQGDDGAEARRLRAEFAWTQENWAAAADAYRRVIEPLIANPAARVDDVAARETLKAAIAAVLAGNDALRRDLRRQMGERMSNTAVAGAFRFVTDPIARPESADFRSALGQIGSYESFLAAYRQQVATQRLSTIN, encoded by the coding sequence GTGCGGCGGAGATCCGCGGCCTGGCTGGTGATGGCCTTTTCCGCCACCATCCTGCTGTCGGTCGGCCTGATGCCGCGGGCCGACGCCCAGCAGACATTGACACCACAGGCCCAGGGCGGGCAGCTTCAGGGAGATCAAGCCCCGCCGGCGCAGACAGTGCGGTCCCTGCCGGATATCCGGGTGCGGACCGGGCTGCACCCCACCTTTGGCCGCATCGTCTTCGACTGGACCGGCCGGGTCGGCTATGAGGTGAATGTCGATGGCAATGCCCTGACCATCCGCTTCGACCAGCCGGTGACCATCGATGTCAGCAACGTGCCGGTGCGGTTGGGCCGTTACGTCGCCGCGGCCGCCGTCGAGACCGGGGATAATCGCACCGCCGCCGGCTTCACGGTGAAGGCGGATGCCCGCATCAGGCATTTCTACGTCGGCAACCGGGTGGTGATCGACATCTACGAACCGGCCGATGCGGCCGCACGGGCGGCAGGGCAGGCGCCGATCGCCGATCTGGCGCAACTGGTGGGCCGGCCGGCGCAGGCGGCGCCTGAGCCCTTGCCGGCCGAGCCGGCGCCACCCGTTCAGATCGCGACCACGCCCGGTGGCCCCGCCCAGCCGCTGGATCTGCCACCGCCGGTGCCGCCGGCGGCACCACCGCCCGCATCCGGTTCCCCTGCCTCCGAGCCCCCCGTTCCTGGCTCCACCGTTCCTGGCCCCTATGTTCCTGGTCAGGTGGCGGGCGATGGCGGCGGCGACGAAAGCACCGGTGTCACCATCACCACCAGCCCCACCGATCGCGGCGTGCTGATCGATTTCGCCTGGGCCGGCACGGCGCCGGCGGCGGCGGTGTTCCATTGGGGCGATGTCACCTGGATCGCCTTCGACCGGCCGGCCAATGTCGCCACCGCCGATCTGACCGGCGGATCGGCCGGGCAGATCCAGCGGGTGATGGTGGTCGACAATCCCGACCGGTCGCTGCTGCTGCGGCTGGACACCCGGCCGGGCCTGCGGCCGCATGTGCGGCGCGATGAGAACACCTGGCGCGTCCGGCTGCTGGAAGATGCACCATTGCCCGACCAGCCGCTGATCATGACCGGCGGCGCATCGGGCGGGCTGGTCATCGAGGGCAGTGACGGCGCCGCCGCCATCAATGCCATCGACCCCATATCCGGCATCCGGATGATCGTGGTACCGATCCGTGGCTCGTCGCGGGGCGTCGTTCCCGGCCGGCAGTTCGTGCCGTTCGACCTGCTGGAAACCGCTCAAGGGGTGGCGATCCGCCCCCGCCCCGATGCCCTGCCGGTGGCCAGTCGTCGCGGTGGCGTGGAAATCGGCGGCGGCGGCGGTCTGGCGATTTCCGCCGATGCGCTGGCGCCCGCGGCTCTGCCGCCATCGCCATTGGCACCGGTGCTGGCCGAGACCGAGGCAACCCGTCTGCTGACCGAAATGGCCATCGGCGGCCGTGACCCGTTCGATTTCGCCCGCTGGGTCCGCTCGCCCGAACTGATCGCGGAAACCCGGCAGGCTTTGCAGCAGGCGGTCGTGTCGGTGGCGCCACCCCTGCGCACCGGGCCGCGGCTGACGCTGGCGCGGTTTCTGCTGGCCAATGGTTTCGCGGCCGAGGCGATGGGCGTGGTCGAAACCGCGATGTCTCGCGAACCGGCGATCGCCGACCGGGTCGACGTCGTGGCGCTGACCGGGGCCGCGGCCTATATGCAGGGCCATTACGATCAGGCTGAAACCGCGTTCAACGACGCGCGTTTCGATCAGGATCCGGCCTATGCGCTGTGGCGGGCCGCGGTGGCCGCGGGCCGCGAACGTCACAACGTCGTGGGAGAATTCGCCTCAGGCGGCGTCAATGTGCCGATCGATTTCCCGACACCGCTGCGGGCGCAGATGCTGATCAGCATCGGCCATTCCACCCTGGCGAGTGGCCGCCTGGAAGCCGGGCGCGCCATGATCGACAACCTGACGCAGATGAGCCTCGATCCCAAACAGGCGGCGATGGTCGAATATCTGTCGGCGCTGGCCGACAAGGTGGAGGGCAATGCGGATATTGCGATCGACCGTTGGCGGGCGATCGCAGATGCCGGTGTCGACCGCAAGGTTTCGGTGCTGGCGAGGCTGGCGCAGATCGAGACGGCGGTCGAGACCGGCAGCATGAAGCCGGCCGATGGCGCGGCGGCGATCGACAAGCTGCGTTTCGACTGGCGTGGCGACCAGATCGAGATGAACATGCTCAAGATTCTGGGCGAGATGCGCGAGAAGGCCGGCAACTATCACGGCGCGCTCGGCGCCTGGAAAGAGGCGGTGACCTATTATCCGGACGCGCCGCAATCGGCGGAACTGGCCAGACGCATGAGCGATACCTTCGTGTGGCTGTTCGTTGAGGGCGGATCATCGAAGCTGGCGCCGCTCGATGCCCTGGCGCTGTTCTATGACTATCGCGAACTGACCCCGGTTGGGGAGCGCGGCGACGAAATGATCCGGATCATGGCCGACAAGCTGGCGGCCGTGGATCTGCTGGATGAGGCGTCCGAACTGCTGCGCCATCAGGTCGCCTTCCGTCTGAGCGGCGCCGATCGCTCGCGGGTCGGTGCGCGTCTGGCGCTGATCCGGCTGCTTGATGGCGACCCGGCCGGTGCCCGTCAGGCCCTTCAGGACAGTGTCACCGCCGAGATGACCCCGGCCCTTATCAACCAGCGCCAGCGCCTTGAAGCGCGTGCCCTGGCAGATCTGGGTGAATTCGATGGCGCGCGCGCGGCGATACAGGGCGATGATGGCGCCGAAGCACGACGGCTGCGCGCCGAGTTCGCCTGGACCCAGGAGAACTGGGCCGCCGCCGCCGACGCCTATCGCCGGGTCATCGAGCCGCTGATCGCCAATCCGGCGGCCCGGGTCGACGACGTGGCCGCACGTGAAACCCTGAAGGCCGCGATCGCGGCGGTGCTGGCCGGAAACGACGCGCTGCGCCGCGATCTGCGCCGCCAGATGGGGGAGCGCATGTCCAATACCGCCGTTGCCGGCGCCTTCCGCTTCGTCACCGACCCGATTGCCCGGCCGGAAAGCGCCGATTTCAGGTCGGCGCTGGGCCAGATTGGCAGTTATGAGAGCTTCCTGGCCGCCTATCGCCAGCAGGTCGCGACCCAGCGCCTGAGCACGATCAACTGA
- a CDS encoding OmpA/MotB family protein, which yields MTPARPIDAPPIEDDDDAPIHGAPAKADWMYTFADLVSLLLTFFVMLFAMSSLQDDRFREVANSLGARLNLTQSVPAPQPSASVDMPSVLIPRAVDLDYLRRIIGAKLAQLPAPEKINDLELVHANGRVTLSLPADTLFAPGSAALLPAGRRSLILLGESLSVFANRITVEGHTDPVRIETDRYPSNWELSIDRAATVARVLRQSGYTRTIATYGHGSSRFDDVDIRLPRDQRYARSRRVDVVIDEPEAEGFGS from the coding sequence ATGACGCCCGCCCGCCCGATCGACGCCCCTCCCATCGAGGATGATGACGACGCCCCGATCCACGGCGCGCCGGCAAAAGCGGACTGGATGTACACCTTCGCCGATCTGGTGTCGCTGCTGCTGACCTTCTTCGTCATGCTGTTCGCCATGTCGTCGCTCCAGGATGACCGGTTCCGCGAGGTGGCCAATTCACTCGGCGCACGCTTGAACCTGACCCAGTCTGTGCCGGCCCCGCAGCCATCGGCATCCGTCGACATGCCGAGCGTGCTGATCCCGCGTGCCGTCGACCTGGATTATCTGCGCCGGATCATCGGCGCCAAGCTCGCCCAGTTGCCGGCGCCTGAGAAGATCAACGATCTGGAACTGGTCCACGCCAATGGCCGGGTGACGCTGTCGCTGCCGGCCGACACCCTGTTCGCGCCAGGCAGTGCCGCGCTGTTGCCGGCCGGGCGCCGCAGCCTGATCCTTCTGGGCGAGAGCCTGTCGGTTTTCGCCAACCGGATCACGGTGGAAGGACATACCGATCCGGTGCGGATCGAGACCGACCGCTATCCGTCGAACTGGGAGTTGTCGATCGATCGTGCCGCCACTGTCGCACGGGTCTTGCGCCAGAGCGGCTACACGAGGACCATAGCGACCTATGGTCACGGGTCGTCGCGGTTCGACGATGTGGATATCCGGCTGCCGCGCGACCAGCGTTACGCAAGAAGCCGCCGCGTGGACGTGGTGATCGATGAGCCGGAAGCGGAGGGCTTCGGATCGTGA
- a CDS encoding chemotaxis protein CheZ has protein sequence MNVKGNLRADLQQRIDLLRAERGDNVRLSEVTEVVEALLGTMDGDITVQELQLYGELNELATYIQRAKAEIAELSPHEIRTDHIPSATDELDAIIGATEVATSNILDAVETIEASLDGLHGEAPDRMRDQVTRIYEACNFQDVTGQRIGKVVKTLKYIEVKIDAMISIFGDVDQASGKASDDPTHKSWKDVVARVDDDQTLEGPASNDDAIRQEDIDALFD, from the coding sequence ATGAACGTCAAAGGCAATCTGCGTGCCGATCTGCAACAGCGTATCGACCTGTTGCGCGCCGAGCGGGGCGACAACGTCCGCCTGTCCGAGGTGACTGAGGTGGTCGAGGCGCTGCTTGGCACTATGGACGGTGATATCACCGTCCAGGAATTGCAGCTCTATGGCGAGCTCAACGAGCTTGCTACTTATATCCAGCGCGCGAAGGCCGAGATTGCCGAACTCAGCCCGCACGAGATCCGCACCGATCATATTCCGTCGGCGACCGACGAGCTGGACGCGATCATCGGTGCCACCGAGGTCGCGACCAGCAACATCCTCGACGCGGTCGAGACCATTGAAGCGTCGCTCGACGGCCTGCATGGCGAGGCGCCGGACCGCATGCGCGATCAGGTGACCCGGATCTACGAGGCGTGCAACTTCCAGGACGTCACCGGTCAGCGGATCGGCAAGGTGGTCAAGACCTTGAAGTATATCGAGGTCAAGATCGACGCGATGATCTCGATCTTCGGCGATGTCGATCAGGCATCGGGCAAGGCGTCCGACGATCCGACTCACAAGAGCTGGAAGGATGTCGTGGCCCGCGTCGATGACGACCAGACCCTTGAGGGGCCGGCCTCGAACGACGATGCGATCCGCCAGGAGGATATCGACGCCCTGTTCGACTGA
- a CDS encoding response regulator → MSVDLNMPILIVDDYKTMLRIIRNLLKQLEFNNVDEATDGGMALRKLREKKYGLVISDWNMEPMTGLQLLKEVRKDVKLKDTPFIMITAESKTENVLAAKEAGVNNYIVKPFNAETLKMKLTSVLGPF, encoded by the coding sequence ATGAGTGTCGACCTCAACATGCCGATCCTGATCGTCGACGACTACAAGACGATGCTTCGGATCATCCGTAACCTGCTGAAGCAGCTTGAGTTCAACAATGTTGACGAGGCGACGGATGGTGGCATGGCGCTGCGCAAGCTGCGCGAGAAGAAGTATGGTCTGGTGATTTCCGACTGGAATATGGAGCCGATGACCGGGCTTCAGCTTCTGAAGGAAGTGCGCAAGGACGTAAAGTTGAAGGATACCCCCTTCATCATGATTACCGCCGAAAGCAAGACCGAGAACGTGCTGGCGGCGAAGGAGGCGGGTGTGAACAACTATATCGTCAAGCCGTTCAATGCCGAGACTTTGAAGATGAAGCTGACGAGCGTGCTCGGTCCCTTCTGA
- a CDS encoding MotE family protein, protein MASGFSIVRRGRKRLAAAQPAPQAAQGQARQAAAAARPLVSVSTVHRRTGPLGLRLLPATIFVAALMLSVRVVDMFDAQDPALTIDVGGAPAEAQAVAPTPPDAKPGTPEADAAAGAEPAAVSAAQPPVDRPLDRGQFRAPDMPPQDERDQPIDISKLTRGEVAVLQRLSERRRELDTRETSVDERERLLAAMETRIDEKIAQLRSMQTEVENLLGKVGAAEEAEYQRLVKIYEVMEPEDAARIFQGLDMPVLMQVVERMKERRTAPILAQMDPVRARAVTTQLAERRKLPPGAEGAAEDGALANPADPGTGN, encoded by the coding sequence ATGGCCTCCGGATTTTCGATCGTCAGGCGTGGCCGCAAGCGGCTGGCTGCCGCACAGCCGGCGCCGCAGGCCGCACAGGGCCAAGCGCGGCAGGCCGCGGCTGCCGCCCGTCCCCTGGTCAGCGTCTCGACGGTCCACCGCCGGACCGGTCCGCTTGGGCTGCGGCTGCTGCCGGCCACGATCTTCGTGGCGGCACTGATGCTGTCGGTGCGGGTGGTCGACATGTTCGACGCTCAGGATCCGGCGTTGACCATTGACGTCGGTGGCGCGCCGGCCGAGGCACAGGCCGTGGCGCCGACACCGCCCGATGCCAAGCCGGGCACGCCCGAGGCCGATGCGGCGGCGGGAGCCGAGCCGGCTGCGGTCAGTGCCGCCCAGCCACCGGTCGACCGGCCGTTGGACCGTGGCCAGTTCCGGGCCCCGGACATGCCGCCGCAGGATGAGCGTGACCAGCCGATCGACATCAGCAAACTGACACGCGGCGAGGTGGCGGTGCTGCAGCGCCTGTCCGAGCGTCGCCGGGAGCTTGACACCCGCGAGACCTCGGTCGATGAACGTGAACGTCTGCTGGCGGCGATGGAGACGCGGATCGACGAAAAGATCGCGCAACTGCGCAGCATGCAGACCGAGGTCGAAAACCTGCTGGGCAAAGTGGGCGCGGCCGAGGAAGCTGAATATCAGCGTCTCGTGAAGATCTATGAAGTGATGGAACCTGAAGATGCCGCCCGGATCTTTCAGGGGCTCGACATGCCGGTGCTGATGCAGGTGGTCGAGCGCATGAAGGAACGGCGGACCGCCCCGATCCTGGCGCAGATGGACCCGGTCAGGGCACGGGCGGTGACGACTCAACTCGCCGAGCGGCGCAAGCTGCCGCCCGGTGCCGAAGGCGCAGCGGAGGACGGGGCACTCGCGAACCCGGCCGATCCCGGAACTGGCAACTGA
- a CDS encoding DUF6468 domain-containing protein, whose protein sequence is MTFSLGLILDVTLVVLLGATIGYCVALHRRLGDLRAAQSELPRLIDSFVEATRRAEAGIADLKVASSGAAEEMGPRLNEAQVLREDLAFMIDHGTKLADRLEASVRVARAETVARQQQAMPAQAPVTARRNGADGAASGGRGAQQPAPADYYDEDDDQPLKAERHPPAAEAPAGRAPRSRAETTAAILRMLKGGD, encoded by the coding sequence ATGACCTTCAGCCTGGGCCTGATCCTTGATGTGACGCTGGTGGTGCTTCTGGGCGCCACGATCGGCTATTGCGTGGCGCTGCATCGCCGCCTGGGCGACCTGCGCGCCGCACAGAGCGAACTGCCCCGGCTGATCGACAGCTTCGTCGAGGCGACGCGGCGCGCCGAGGCCGGCATCGCCGACCTGAAGGTTGCCAGCAGCGGTGCCGCCGAAGAGATGGGGCCGCGTCTGAACGAGGCGCAGGTGCTGCGTGAAGACCTGGCGTTCATGATCGATCATGGCACCAAACTGGCCGATCGACTGGAAGCGAGCGTTCGTGTCGCGCGGGCCGAGACCGTGGCGCGCCAGCAGCAGGCCATGCCGGCACAGGCGCCGGTGACGGCCCGGCGGAACGGCGCCGACGGTGCGGCATCCGGCGGTCGCGGCGCCCAGCAGCCGGCGCCGGCCGATTATTACGACGAGGATGACGACCAGCCATTGAAGGCCGAACGTCATCCACCGGCCGCCGAGGCACCGGCGGGACGGGCACCACGCAGCCGCGCCGAAACCACGGCCGCGATCCTGCGTATGCTGAAAGGGGGTGACTGA
- the fliM gene encoding flagellar motor switch protein FliM, producing the protein MADPNDEDGSPDDDAIAAEWEAMMAADEAGAGEGGQGDVDALFAEEGTRALSQDEIDSLLGFDQGDEGDEERSGIRAIINSSLVSYERLPMLEVVFDRLQRQMTTSMRNFTSDNVEVSLDSTTSIRFGDYLNSIPLPAMIAVFKAEEWDNYGLVTVDSSLIYSIVDVLLGGRRGTTIMRIEGRPYTTIERNLVEQMIRVVLNDLSAAFDPLSPVNMKFERLETNPRFATIARAANAAIVARFRVDMDDRGGRLEILMPYATLEPVRELLLQMFMGEKFGRDTIWETHLAQELWYTNVTVEALLDEQTLTLGEVMRFKVGTTLKLNARPQSDVLMRCGSVPLARGRLGRVMDNIAVQLKDSVRKSKMTR; encoded by the coding sequence ATGGCCGATCCGAACGACGAAGACGGCAGTCCCGACGACGACGCCATCGCTGCCGAATGGGAAGCGATGATGGCGGCCGATGAGGCTGGTGCCGGCGAAGGCGGGCAGGGCGATGTCGATGCGCTCTTCGCCGAAGAGGGCACGCGTGCGCTCAGCCAGGACGAGATCGACAGCCTTCTGGGATTCGACCAGGGCGACGAGGGCGATGAGGAACGCTCCGGCATCCGGGCGATCATCAACAGCTCGCTGGTGTCGTATGAACGCCTGCCGATGCTGGAAGTGGTGTTCGACCGCCTGCAGCGGCAGATGACCACCTCGATGCGTAACTTCACCTCGGACAATGTCGAGGTGTCGCTCGACAGCACGACGTCGATCCGTTTCGGCGACTATCTGAATTCGATTCCGCTGCCGGCGATGATCGCGGTGTTCAAGGCGGAGGAATGGGACAATTACGGGCTGGTCACAGTCGACAGCTCGCTGATCTACTCGATCGTGGACGTGCTGCTGGGCGGGCGTCGCGGCACCACCATCATGCGGATCGAAGGCCGGCCCTATACCACGATCGAGCGCAATCTGGTCGAACAGATGATCCGGGTGGTGCTGAACGATCTGTCGGCGGCCTTCGACCCGTTGAGCCCGGTGAACATGAAGTTCGAACGGCTTGAAACCAACCCGCGCTTCGCCACGATCGCGCGTGCGGCCAATGCGGCGATCGTCGCCCGCTTCCGGGTGGATATGGACGACCGTGGCGGCCGCCTGGAAATCCTGATGCCCTATGCGACCCTGGAGCCGGTCCGGGAACTGCTGCTGCAGATGTTCATGGGCGAGAAGTTCGGCCGTGACACGATCTGGGAGACGCATCTGGCGCAGGAGCTGTGGTATACGAACGTGACTGTCGAGGCTCTGCTCGACGAACAGACCCTGACCCTCGGCGAAGTCATGCGGTTCAAGGTGGGCACGACGCTGAAGCTGAATGCACGTCCCCAGTCCGATGTGCTGATGCGCTGTGGCAGCGTGCCGCTGGCGCGCGGCCGGCTGGGGCGGGTGATGGACAATATCGCCGTCCAGCTCAAGGACAGCGTCCGCAAGTCGAAGATGACGCGATGA
- a CDS encoding flagellar basal body-associated FliL family protein, whose translation MADEALGADGAENGGKKKGGMKLILLIVLPLLLIGGGGAAAFLTGMIGGGEEHAEGEAAAGGGQGAGGHGSGAAPGAAKARDPLTAVYFDLPEMLVNLNTGGKRVSFLKLKVSLELQKQEDVALIEKVMPRIVDSFQVYLREMRVEDLSGSAGIYRLREELLDRVNVAAQPVAVNDVLFREMLVQ comes from the coding sequence ATGGCAGACGAAGCACTCGGCGCGGACGGCGCTGAAAACGGTGGCAAGAAGAAGGGTGGCATGAAGCTGATCCTTCTGATTGTACTGCCGTTGCTGCTGATCGGCGGCGGCGGGGCTGCGGCTTTCCTGACCGGCATGATCGGTGGCGGCGAGGAGCATGCCGAGGGAGAGGCCGCCGCCGGTGGCGGCCAGGGTGCCGGCGGTCATGGCAGCGGGGCGGCGCCAGGCGCGGCGAAGGCCCGCGACCCGCTGACGGCCGTGTATTTCGACCTGCCCGAAATGTTGGTAAATCTGAACACCGGTGGCAAGCGGGTCAGCTTTCTGAAGCTGAAGGTATCGCTGGAGCTTCAGAAGCAGGAAGATGTAGCCCTGATCGAGAAGGTGATGCCGCGTATCGTCGACAGCTTTCAGGTCTATCTGCGTGAGATGCGGGTGGAGGATCTGAGCGGATCTGCCGGCATTTATCGCTTGCGGGAGGAATTGCTGGACCGTGTGAATGTCGCGGCACAGCCCGTTGCGGTCAACGACGTGTTGTTCCGCGAAATGCTCGTCCAGTAA
- the flgF gene encoding flagellar basal-body rod protein FlgF, translating into MQNTSYIALSRQMTMARELELVANNIANAETTAYRGERMMFTDFLHDPDNAPQTHFARDVAVVRNLAQGRPIETGAPLDVMIDGDGYFQVETPFGPRYTRNGKFSTDADGRLITTTGDPVMAAGGGTITVPLNQGPIQVGTDGTVATDAGPLAQIALMRFDSDFQLRKTQSGLYATDAQPQEVEEPKLVQGMVEGSNVQPVVEMTRMMSLLRAFESAQKVIDTEHENQRRAVERILRQA; encoded by the coding sequence ATGCAGAACACCAGCTATATCGCCCTGTCACGTCAGATGACGATGGCCCGCGAACTGGAGTTGGTGGCCAACAACATCGCCAATGCCGAAACCACCGCCTATCGCGGCGAGCGGATGATGTTCACCGACTTCCTGCACGACCCCGACAACGCCCCCCAGACCCATTTCGCCCGGGACGTCGCCGTGGTCCGCAATCTGGCGCAGGGCCGGCCGATCGAGACCGGGGCGCCGCTCGACGTCATGATCGACGGCGACGGCTATTTCCAGGTCGAGACCCCGTTCGGCCCCCGCTACACCCGCAACGGCAAGTTCAGCACCGATGCGGACGGCCGGCTGATCACCACCACCGGCGATCCGGTGATGGCGGCGGGTGGCGGAACCATCACCGTGCCGCTCAATCAGGGACCGATCCAGGTCGGCACCGATGGCACGGTCGCCACAGATGCGGGGCCCCTCGCCCAGATCGCGCTGATGCGCTTCGACAGCGACTTCCAGCTCCGCAAGACCCAGTCCGGGCTGTATGCGACCGATGCCCAGCCCCAGGAGGTCGAGGAGCCGAAGCTGGTGCAGGGCATGGTTGAAGGATCGAACGTCCAGCCGGTGGTCGAGATGACCCGGATGATGTCTCTGCTCCGCGCGTTCGAATCGGCGCAGAAGGTCATCGACACCGAACATGAAAACCAGCGTCGCGCCGTCGAGCGCATCCTCCGCCAGGCATGA
- the flgG gene encoding flagellar basal-body rod protein FlgG has product MRSLSIAATGMVAQQTNVDVIANNIANMNTAGYKVRRPEFQDLLYQNQRRIGSASSDVGTIVPSGVQIGLGVRTASVYRITLQGPLEVTDNPLDLAIQGDGYFRVALPNGDDAYTRAGTFQLSPQGTIVTADGFTVQPQIVVPAEATEISINPTGEVQVKLAGQVDPQNVGQLELTIFPNEGGMEALGNNLFAQTPSSGEPANAVPGTAGYGTLLQGYVERSNVDPVKEITNLITAQRAYEMNSKVITASDEMYSTVTQLR; this is encoded by the coding sequence ATGAGATCGCTCAGCATTGCCGCCACTGGCATGGTTGCCCAGCAGACCAATGTCGACGTGATCGCGAACAACATCGCGAACATGAATACCGCGGGCTACAAGGTCCGCCGTCCCGAGTTCCAGGATCTGCTCTATCAGAACCAGCGTCGCATCGGCTCGGCCTCGTCGGATGTCGGCACCATCGTGCCGTCGGGCGTTCAGATCGGGCTGGGTGTCCGCACCGCCTCGGTCTATCGCATCACCCTGCAGGGACCGCTGGAAGTGACCGACAACCCGCTTGATCTGGCGATCCAGGGCGACGGCTATTTCCGGGTGGCGCTGCCCAATGGCGACGACGCCTATACCCGCGCCGGCACGTTCCAGCTGTCGCCACAGGGCACCATCGTCACCGCCGACGGTTTCACCGTTCAGCCGCAGATCGTCGTGCCGGCGGAAGCCACCGAGATTTCCATCAACCCCACCGGCGAAGTCCAGGTGAAGCTGGCCGGTCAGGTCGACCCGCAGAATGTGGGTCAGCTGGAACTGACCATCTTCCCGAACGAAGGCGGCATGGAAGCGCTGGGCAACAACCTGTTCGCGCAGACCCCGTCTTCGGGCGAACCGGCAAACGCGGTGCCCGGCACTGCGGGCTATGGCACCTTGCTGCAGGGTTATGTCGAGCGCTCGAACGTCGATCCGGTGAAGGAAATCACCAACCTGATCACCGCCCAGCGCGCCTATGAGATGAATTCCAAGGTCATCACCGCCTCGGACGAGATGTACTCGACCGTCACCCAGCTGCGCTGA
- the flgA gene encoding flagellar basal body P-ring formation chaperone FlgA, with product MTRHPIRLTRHLRAATLGLLLAGVAVVPAMAGVVLRASSDVGAAQVTLGDLFNGLPADTAALIAFPAPAPGETMTINARQLDGMARRAEIAWQPSTGVEEVVVSRRGVRVPREQIDALITDALERAPGTGNSASFRLDYTGRAPEIVVAETVMPRPRVVDFIHDSRTERFSARIEVDQGEGLAPLVVVCAGRATAVVDVPVLRERLASGSVIGPNDIDLISVERRRLNNQQVTDPNQLIGQALRRPGYPGRPLMARDVGTPEVIRKGTMVTMIFRRGGLVLTAQGEALDSAGEGETVRVLNARSRNTVYGVVAPDGTVEVGDAGPSIARN from the coding sequence ATGACCCGCCATCCGATCCGCCTCACCCGTCATCTTCGCGCGGCCACGCTGGGCCTGCTGCTCGCCGGTGTTGCCGTGGTCCCTGCCATGGCCGGTGTCGTCCTGCGCGCATCGTCCGATGTCGGCGCCGCCCAGGTCACGCTCGGCGATCTGTTCAACGGCCTGCCCGCCGACACGGCGGCACTGATCGCCTTTCCGGCCCCGGCACCGGGCGAGACCATGACCATCAATGCCCGTCAGCTGGACGGCATGGCCCGCCGGGCAGAAATTGCCTGGCAGCCATCGACCGGTGTCGAGGAGGTCGTGGTGTCGCGCCGTGGCGTGCGGGTGCCGCGTGAACAGATCGACGCCCTGATCACCGACGCGCTGGAACGCGCGCCGGGCACGGGCAACTCAGCCAGCTTCCGCCTGGACTATACCGGCCGCGCCCCCGAAATCGTGGTGGCCGAGACGGTGATGCCGCGGCCGCGGGTGGTGGACTTCATCCATGACAGCCGCACTGAACGCTTCTCGGCCCGCATCGAGGTCGATCAGGGCGAGGGGCTGGCACCGCTGGTGGTGGTCTGTGCAGGCCGTGCGACCGCGGTGGTCGACGTGCCGGTGCTGCGCGAGCGGCTGGCCAGCGGCAGCGTGATCGGCCCCAACGACATCGACCTGATCTCGGTCGAACGCCGCCGGCTCAACAACCAGCAGGTCACCGACCCCAACCAGTTGATCGGGCAGGCTCTGCGTCGCCCGGGATATCCAGGCCGGCCGCTGATGGCACGCGATGTCGGCACGCCCGAGGTTATCCGCAAGGGTACGATGGTGACGATGATCTTCCGGCGCGGCGGGCTGGTCCTGACCGCGCAGGGCGAGGCCCTGGACTCGGCCGGTGAAGGCGAGACGGTCCGGGTGCTGAATGCCCGCAGCCGCAACACGGTTTATGGCGTGGTCGCCCCCGACGGAACGGTGGAGGTCGGCGACGCCGGCCCCAGCATCGCCCGTAATTGA